TGGTTTCCCGGTCCACGTAACGCGGATGTGGCCCCGCCGCGAAGCTGATCTGCTTGCCGGTGAAGGCTCTATCTATTGGGTGATCAAGGGCCAAATCCAGGCCCGCCAACGCATCCTCCGGCTGGACGAAGCTGATCGTGGCGATGGCGTCCGGCGCTGCGCCATCGTCCTGGAACCGAAAATTCACCGGGTCGCGCCGACGCAGAAACGCCCCTTCCAGGGCTGGCGCTATCTTGCCCCGGAAGACGCCCCCCGCGATCTTGCCCGCACCCGCGCGTCGGATGACGCGCTGCCTCCCGAACTGAATGCGGCCCTCTCGGAGCTCGGCCTGATCTGAGACGCGCCGGGCAAGGGGGCGCTGCCCCCGCCTCCTGCGGAGACTCCCCCGGAGTATTTGCGGCCAGATGACAGGGAGCGACGCTCTTCATCATCTGGCCCAAAATACTCCCGCCGGAGGCATCCAAGATCCCAAATTCTTGCACCCAGCCGATCACCGGACACTGATCGTTCCGCGGGAATGACAGAACCTGCTTCGCTCCGGCTGACTGGGACAAGCCAGCAAGAGGTCGCGATGTTCCCCTCGCCCAATCTTTTCGCGCTTTGGAAAGCGCCGTTTTCCGGCGATGTCTCGCAGCAAATCGAGCCCCGGCTCTTGTCCGACGATATCGCCGGAGAGCCGGAGGTCGAGGAACTTATCCACTGCCATGTTGCGAGCTATGAGACGCTGCCGGCGG
The Pseudooceanicola algae genome window above contains:
- a CDS encoding DUF1489 family protein, whose product is MPQTHLIKLSVGTEKVEDLEAWQASGAQRTQDGFPVHVTRMWPRREADLLAGEGSIYWVIKGQIQARQRILRLDEADRGDGVRRCAIVLEPKIHRVAPTQKRPFQGWRYLAPEDAPRDLARTRASDDALPPELNAALSELGLI